Proteins from a single region of Equus asinus isolate D_3611 breed Donkey chromosome 17, EquAss-T2T_v2, whole genome shotgun sequence:
- the FAM111B gene encoding serine protease FAM111B — MNSMKPEENKSFSATGNAQSTRPKVSEDVVKQTCSGTPVDHSLVDTREGSGTVKLKSEVIKQETSHEIQNPNLSTNKKCCFTFTLNDSSRKSDRSIFTTYGELNENIYSALKANDNFSERMENHFNKNIIAYEEKTIEGYVNLGMPLKCLPKGSHFKITFGQRKSNQEEDDQILRQCENPNIECILFHIVAVGKSIKKILKIKELHERGSTLCIYALKGETIKEALCKDGRFRSDLDKFEWKLMEGHNKIHGKQSMVDEVSEKVLEMDIFKKRSVRKGTCRKIKRENENATDEISPSHPIQNKIKVHEQEKDAVTEDAEHNREEILPPQSLGHDIEGKKCRTIVRVRHYYNNNFNRRYREKISRVRQRPHKAVHFAIDEDIQRKAINLLIKNFQMLDQVIMHQYPNFNEEALRIRKYFREEQKKTKLSTFKQFNIYKKNFGKVTKNSTSVATCEHLIHLSKSVGFMRWNNNGNRGTGTCFVFNDGYIFTCRHVVHLMVGEGTDPSLWPDIISKCAKVTFTYKTFYPTDSNWYSLEPWFAVSDATLDYAILKLREKGTGFPPGLFGQISPPPSHGLIYLIGHPESEIKTIDGCAVIPGDQRLSRYPEHHQDEVVGPNAATYSAFSMFTQRSFPSGVWRSDTLSYDTCFSSGSSGSPVFNESGKLVAVHSFGHFYKCGNVVHALIEFGYSMQSILCDIKQKNESFYKLLNEEKNENQNEDKNNKQELSL; from the exons ATGAATTCCATGAAGCCTGAAGAGAACAAGTCATTCAGTGCTACAGGAAATGCCCAGAGTACCAGACCTAAAGTTTCAGAG gatGTCGTGAAGCAGACATGTTCTGGCACACCTGTTGATCATTCTCTAGTTGACACAAGAGAGGGTAGTGGCACCGTTAAGCTTAAAAGTGAAGTTATTAAGCAAGAAACATCCCATGAAATTCAGAACCCAAATCTGAGCACCAATAAAAAATGTTGTTTCACCTTTACTTTGAATGACAGCTCCAGGAAATCAGACCGTAGTATATTTACAACATATGGTGAACTCAATGAGAATATCTACTCAGCTTTGAAAGCTAATGACAATTTCAGTGAAAGGATGGAGAATCATTTTAATAAGAACATTATTGCTTatgaagaaaaaacaatagaaggATATGTAAATTTAGGAATGCCTCTCAAGTGCCTACCTAAAGGTTCCCATTTTAAAATAACGTTTGGTCAAAGAAAGAGTAACCAGGAAGAAGATGATCAGATATTACGCCAATGTGAAAATCCAAACATCGAATGCATTCTTTTTCACATCGTTGCTGTTGGGAAGTCAATAAAGAAGATTCTTAAGATCAAGGAACTTCATGAAAGAGGAAGTACACTTTGTATCTATGCCTTGAAGGGTGAGACTATCAAAGAAGCCCTGTGCAAGGATGGCCGATTTCGGTCTGACCTAGACAAATTTGAATGGAAACTAATGGAAGGTCATAATAAAATTCATGGAAAACAGTCCATGGTGGATGAAGTATCTGAAAAAGTCTTAGaaatggacatttttaaaaaaagatctgtcAGAAAAGGTACCTGTAGAAAAATTAAACGGGAGAATGAAAATGCCACTGATGAAATCAGTCCCTCGCATCCGATACAGAATAAGATCAAGGTCCATGAACAAGAGAAAGATGCAGTGACTGAAGATGCAGAACACAacagagaagaaattctgccaCCTCAGAGTCTAGGGCATGATATTGAAGGTAAAAAATGCCGGACTATTGTCAGAGTTAGGCATTATTACAACAATAATTTCAACAGAAGATATAGGGAGAAAATCTCACGAGTTAGGCAAAGGCCCCATAAGGCTGTGCATTTTGCTATTGATGAGGATATCCAGAGGAAGGCAATTAATCTCTTGATAAAGAATTTCCAAATGTTGGACCAAGTTATAATGCATCAATATCCGAATTTTAATGAAGAGGCACTCCGGATAAGAAAGTATTTTCGGGaagagcagaaaaaaacaaaactgtcaaCGTTTAAACAATTcaacatatataaaaaaaacTTCGGAAAAGTGACTAAAAATTCTACTTCAGTTGCCACCTGTGAACATCTTATTCATCTTAGTAAGTCAGTTGGGTTCATGAGGTGGAACAATAATGGAAACAGGGGCACAGGTACTTGCTTTGTCTTCAATGATGGTTATATCTTTACCTGTCGACATGTTGTACATCTTATGGTGGGAGAAGGCACAGATCCAAGTTTGTGGCCAGATATAATAAGCAAATGTGCAAAAGTAACTTTCACTTATAAAACGTTCTATCCTACTGATAGCAATTGGTATTCCCTTGAGCCATGGTTTGCAGTGTCTGATGCAACTCTAGATTATGCCAttttaaaactaagagaaaagggaactggATTTCCTCCAGGCCTATTTGGACAAATTTCCCCTCCACCATCTCATGGTTTGATTTACTTAATTGGTCACCCAGAAAGCGAGATCAAGACAATAGATGGTTGTGCTGTGATTCCTGGAGATCAGCGGTTAAGCAGGTACCCAGAGCATCATCAAGATGAGGTGGTAGGACCCAATGCTGCCACTTACAGTGCTTTCTCTatgtttacccaaaggagtttccCATCAGGAGTTTGGAGAAGTGACACACTTAGCTATGATACTTGTTTTTCTAGTGGGTCCTCTGGCTCCCCGGTGTTTAATGAATCTGGCAAATTGGTTGCTGTACATTCCTTCGGCCATTTTTATAAGTGTGGCAATGTGGTGCATGCCCTCATTGAATTCGGCTATTCTATGCAGTCAATTCTTTGTGatattaaacagaaaaatgagagcttttataaattattaaacgaagagaaaaatgagaatcaaaatgaagacaaaaataacaaacaagAGTTGTCACTTTAA
- the FAM111A gene encoding serine protease FAM111A, whose product MSPKKRRSQKIPFDEKSNMKIDNYFSQVNKKEQNNSSISQMKTGSRKGPKDISNTQAQGPKDQTVPLNKTIYVTLDVNHKKNKKMKHELTHNERDSLYVALNTLKAVKEEIETQQGKEMLVRGTEGIEGYINLGMPLSCFPENCHVVLTFAQSKQKEENQVFGRHDEVSTDCVKFYIHAIGKRKKRIVKRGELHKEGCKLCIYAFKGETIKDALCKDGRFLSCLENDDWKLIKNLDSILENTQPVDDLEGKLFQIEVEKRRGSRAAAALNPELEEINTCVLSEEIVDQYPSLKREREKIRENFEKEMKKIKGKTSLFKLHKTNFGKLTKNSTLVKVHKLLSHLSNSIGYISWDNNGNMGSATCFVFRGLFIFTCRHVINNIVGQGIEPSKWADIVGQCVRVTFGYEGLPEKEENCFFVEPWFEISDETLDYAVLKLKENGQKVPSGLYNGISPTPVSGLLYIIGHPNGEAKSTDACAVIPQGQRVEKCQENLQAREAQGCDYAREWIHMFTQSSFQEVVYNRDVITYETSFFWGSSGSPVFDSKGSLVAMHTAGFPYLYPNTVPTIIEFGPTLKSILLDIKQNHGAWYEELCINQQDVEMMSDED is encoded by the exons ATGAGCCCTAAGAAGCGCAGGTCACAGAAGATCCCATTTGATGAAAAGAGTAATATGAAAATTGATAACTATTTTTCTCAG gtcaataaaaaagaacagaataattCCAGTATTTCTCAAATGAAGACGGGCTCTAGAAAAGGTCCAAAAGATATCTCTAACACCCAGGCTCAAGGACCCAAAGACCAGACTGTGCCCCTAAATAAGACAATTTATGTTACCTTGGATgtaaatcacaagaaaaacaaaaagatgaaacaCGAGCTCACACATAATGAGAGGGATAGCTTATACGTGGCACTCAACACTCTTAAGGCTGTCAAAGAAGAGATAGAAACTCAGCAAGGCAAAGAAATGCTGGTGCGAGGCACAGAAGGAATTGAAGGATATATAAACCTGGGAATGCCTCTCAGTTGTTTTCCGGAAAACTGTCACGTGGTACTTACATTtgcccaaagtaagcagaaagaagagaaccAGGTATTTGGCCGGCATGACGAGGTATCTACTGACTGTGTCAAATTTTATATTCATGCAattgggaagaggaaaaaaaggattgTCAAACGCGGGGAACTTCACAAAGAAGGGTGCAAACTCTGCATCTATGCTTTCAAAGGAGAAACCATCAAGGATGCTCTGTGCAAGGATGGcaggtttctttcctgtctggAGAATGATGATTGGAAACTCATTAAAAACTTGGACTCCATTTTAGAAAACACACAGCCTGTTGATGACTTAGAAGGCAAGCTCTTTCAGATCGAGGTTGAAAAAAGAAGGGGCtccagggcagcagcagctctgaatCCTGAGTTAGAGGAAATAAACACTTGTGTGTTGAGTGAAGAAATTGTGGACCAGTACCCCAGTTTGAAAAGAGAACgtgaaaaaatcagagaaaattttgagaaagaaatgaaaaaaataaaggggaaaactTCATTATTTAAATTGCATAAAACAAACTTTGGGAAACTGACAAAAAACTCTACTCTGGTTAAAGTACACAAACTTCTTTCTCATCTCAGTAACTCAATTGGGTACATATCCTGGGACAACAATGGAAATATGGGTTCTGCCACCTGCTTTGTTTTTAGAGGGttgttcattttcacttgtcGACATGTAATAAATAACATTGTGGGACAAGGTATAGAGCCAAGTAAGTGGGCAGACATAGTTGGTCAGTGTGTGAGAGTGACATTTGGTTATGAAGGGctcccagaaaaagaagagaattgctTTTTTGTTGAACCTTGGTTTGAGATATCTGATGAAACTCTTGATTATGCTGTTCTGAAACTGAAGGAAAATGGACAGAAAGTACCTTCGGGACTGTATAATGGAATTTCTCCCACACCTGTTAGTGGGCTGCTGTATATTATTGGCCACCCAAATGGAGAGGCAAAGTCTACTGATGCTTGTGCTGTGATCCCTCAAGGTCAGCGAGTAGAGAAATGTCAGGAAAATCTTCAGGCTAGAGAAGCACAGGGTTGTGATTATGCTAGGGAGTGGATCCATATGTTCACTCAAAGTAGTTTCCAGGAAGTAGTTTACAACCGTGATGTGATTACCTATGAGACCTCTTTTTTTTGGGGGTCTTCTGGCTCCCCAGTGTTTGATTCAAAAGGTTCATTGGTGGCCATGCATACTGCTGGCTTCCCTTATTTGTACCCAAACACAGTTCCCACTATCATTGAGTTTGGCCCTACTCTCAAATCCATCCTCCTTGATATTAAGCAAAATCATGGAGCATGGTATGAAGAACTATGTATAAATCAGCAAGATGTAGAAATGATGAGTGATGAGGATTGA